A genomic window from Candidatus Dormiibacterota bacterium includes:
- a CDS encoding glycosyltransferase family 39 protein, which produces MIRTKRSRLWPPAGSLALLLLLGFSPWGLWERDEGRYADVAREMLARRDFITPRIDGAVFLDKPPLVYWITATSMAVWGLDETGARCGQILFAAGILLVTRRIGILLFERRRANLALLVLASSLGFFIASHVLTLDLGLAFFVCLTLLFYLKGHRGGTGGRRAYLGMFAAAAGGVLVKGPIGAVLPALTIGSFLTLRQEWRRARELPWVPGVLLFVAIVIPWFAAVSIANPGFLSYFLVHEHLQRFATPVHRHQGAWYYYLAIAAAGLLPWTLYLPLHLMRRGARPPGGAWGTLKQEAPAFLWSWAIPGLLFFSAAQSKLPLYILPLFPAAALLVATALDGERGAASSRAVFFWPSLLLVVIAVSAAALRHRHASWEILVVGGLAAPLCIVVTGLALGGLLLGSRLARAGRQLAGLGVLALLWMIACETALTVVGRVNYLNETKHFAEIARREMRPGETIYAYQTYLRGLPFYLRRTVGLISPHSDDLRFGRLYGHDPDTFPDEASFLGEVSGDRRTFVVVRRDDLQALQKLAARPLYILARSQSNDLVSNRLGAERSRDLAALLNRTGFDLDAALASAARSVPGATLEMIEIERVGGAPTCTVRASRGGSHFEIGIPMDRPGPIAVSEDNPADEESGREDHLLRLAPPPEDADLVPRLIRDAAGG; this is translated from the coding sequence ATGATTCGCACGAAACGGTCGCGTCTCTGGCCGCCCGCCGGCTCCCTCGCTCTTCTCCTGCTGCTCGGCTTTTCCCCCTGGGGTCTGTGGGAGAGGGACGAAGGCCGCTACGCCGACGTGGCACGCGAGATGCTCGCCCGGCGCGATTTCATCACGCCGCGCATCGATGGCGCGGTCTTCCTCGACAAGCCGCCGCTCGTCTATTGGATCACGGCGACTTCCATGGCGGTCTGGGGACTCGACGAGACCGGCGCGCGCTGCGGACAGATCCTTTTCGCCGCGGGGATCCTTCTGGTGACCCGGCGCATCGGAATCCTGCTGTTCGAGCGACGGCGCGCGAACCTGGCGCTCCTGGTCCTGGCATCCTCCCTCGGATTCTTCATCGCAAGCCACGTACTCACACTCGACCTCGGCCTGGCCTTCTTCGTCTGTCTGACCCTCCTTTTCTACCTCAAGGGCCATCGCGGCGGGACGGGCGGGCGACGCGCCTATCTCGGGATGTTCGCCGCGGCGGCGGGCGGTGTCCTGGTCAAGGGGCCGATTGGCGCCGTCCTCCCCGCCCTGACGATCGGCTCCTTCCTGACTCTCAGACAAGAGTGGCGGCGCGCCCGGGAGCTGCCCTGGGTGCCGGGCGTCCTGCTGTTTGTCGCGATCGTGATTCCGTGGTTCGCCGCGGTCTCGATCGCCAACCCGGGCTTCCTGTCCTATTTCCTCGTGCACGAGCACCTGCAGCGCTTCGCCACGCCGGTGCACCGGCACCAGGGGGCCTGGTACTACTACCTGGCGATCGCCGCCGCAGGCCTTCTGCCGTGGACCCTCTACCTGCCCCTGCATCTCATGCGGCGCGGCGCCCGGCCTCCCGGTGGCGCCTGGGGCACGCTCAAGCAGGAAGCCCCGGCGTTCCTGTGGTCGTGGGCGATTCCGGGGCTGCTGTTCTTCAGCGCCGCGCAGTCGAAGCTGCCGCTCTACATCCTGCCGCTCTTCCCCGCCGCGGCGCTCCTCGTCGCGACGGCGCTCGACGGCGAACGGGGCGCCGCGTCATCCCGGGCGGTTTTTTTCTGGCCGTCCCTGCTGCTGGTCGTGATCGCCGTCTCCGCCGCCGCCCTGCGGCACCGACACGCGTCCTGGGAAATCCTGGTGGTCGGCGGGCTCGCCGCCCCCCTCTGCATCGTGGTGACGGGGCTCGCGCTGGGCGGTCTTCTCCTGGGCTCCCGACTGGCGCGCGCCGGCCGGCAGCTCGCCGGGCTCGGCGTCCTGGCCCTGCTCTGGATGATCGCGTGCGAGACCGCGCTCACCGTCGTGGGTCGCGTCAACTACCTCAACGAGACGAAACACTTCGCGGAGATCGCGCGCCGCGAGATGCGGCCGGGCGAGACGATCTACGCCTACCAAACCTACCTGCGCGGTCTGCCGTTCTACCTGCGCAGGACGGTGGGATTGATTTCGCCCCACAGCGACGATCTGAGGTTCGGCCGGCTGTACGGCCACGACCCGGACACATTCCCGGACGAGGCGTCGTTCCTGGGAGAGGTCTCGGGCGACCGCCGCACGTTCGTCGTCGTGCGACGCGACGATCTCCAGGCTCTGCAGAAGCTCGCGGCGCGCCCGCTGTACATCCTGGCGCGCTCCCAGTCCAACGACCTGGTCAGCAACAGACTCGGCGCGGAGCGCTCGCGGGATCTCGCGGCGCTCCTGAATCGGACCGGCTTCGATCTCGACGCCGCCCTGGCGAGCGCCGCCCGGAGCGTCCCGGGCGCGACCCTGGAGATGATCGAGATCGAGCGCGTCGGCGGGGCCCCGACCTGCACCGTGCGCGCGTCCCGCGGCGGCTCGCATTTCGAAATCGGCATCCCGATGGACCGGCCGGGCCCGATCGCCGTCTCCGAGGACAACCCGGCCGATGAGGAGTCGGGCCGCGAGGATCACCTTCTCAGGCTGGCCCCTCCCCCGGAGGATGCGGACCTGGTCCCGCGCCTGATCCGCGACGCCGCAGGCGGATAG
- the mprF gene encoding bifunctional lysylphosphatidylglycerol flippase/synthetase MprF: protein MSQPAASSERGRVYVFALRVLGSAGRWWPFLLVGAVAFLGWEELQRIDLNEVRHALHSLSGRWLLVAASLTVLNLALLGCYDLVTLEGSPVPRPARWGLGTLAFAWSNFLTLGPIAGPAIRFWLYRPYAVDGAVLRGAIVANIVAFATSLGVCFVGSWTLNVNLAPFAVVTILALLAVLLGRLGRTSRAPAWMRRGTGAWAVLLSIALLDWVLATGVFVAIVRATGQEFDWREIARLFFSGQVIGVISLLPGGLGSADAFWLIRLPVGAAAAGAALIAYRTIYYMVPWVLACLVLLGRGARAGARWLKPVPSILALLIGGGAVVLLASTASPALAHRLKVLERWVPVGVVELSHLVAALTGLALLLLARGVARGYREAHRLTVTLLLVGGVGALLKGLDYEEAIILFALGGVTASQAALFRKEGRAPWFGWTTLAIAALAFGIFAVVGFRSYTSMEYDPSLWWTFGFFGHGEQVARFLRSLALMGVSAVAFLLYVGLRVPAPFHPPTRDEIERALKIHEERGAGTSALMVAAGDKSIFFFGDRAFAAYRVVGSYLVVFSDPTVAEGEERDFLEGLMALAHEMDRRLVFYQVAPFWLPLLHDHGFSFFKLGEEAILDLEEFSPEGSRWKHFRHAVNRLEGREGYSFTVAPADGVAALLPELKRISDEWLMTKEAREKQFSIGSFNEAYLTRFPCALVLDHLGRPIAFANVLTGPGRQELSIDLMRHTAAAPEGVMDYLFVKLLLWGKTEQFRAFNFGMAPLASVGEVSGARLWERLAHLLFRHGEGLYNFQGLRAYKAKYHPRWVPRYMAYPEFWEWPLAAVQVSVLIAGGWRSFLQPRRGTS, encoded by the coding sequence ATGAGTCAGCCGGCCGCGTCCTCCGAGCGTGGCAGGGTCTATGTGTTCGCCCTGAGAGTGCTGGGAAGCGCCGGCCGCTGGTGGCCGTTCCTCCTGGTCGGCGCCGTCGCCTTCCTGGGCTGGGAAGAGCTGCAGCGCATCGATCTGAACGAGGTCAGGCACGCCCTGCACTCGCTGTCGGGCCGGTGGCTTCTCGTCGCCGCGTCGCTGACCGTCCTGAACCTGGCTCTTCTCGGCTGCTACGACCTCGTGACCCTGGAAGGATCGCCGGTGCCGCGTCCGGCGCGCTGGGGGCTGGGGACGCTCGCCTTCGCCTGGAGCAACTTCCTGACGCTCGGCCCGATCGCCGGTCCGGCGATCCGTTTCTGGCTGTACCGTCCCTACGCCGTCGACGGCGCGGTCCTGCGCGGCGCCATCGTGGCCAACATCGTGGCGTTCGCGACATCCCTCGGCGTCTGCTTCGTCGGGTCCTGGACGCTGAACGTGAACCTCGCGCCGTTCGCCGTCGTGACGATCCTGGCGCTTCTGGCCGTGCTCCTCGGACGTCTGGGCCGCACCTCCAGGGCCCCTGCCTGGATGCGCCGCGGAACAGGTGCCTGGGCGGTGCTCCTGTCGATAGCGCTCCTCGACTGGGTCCTGGCCACGGGCGTGTTCGTCGCCATCGTGCGGGCCACCGGCCAGGAGTTCGACTGGCGCGAGATCGCGCGGCTGTTCTTCTCGGGACAGGTCATCGGGGTGATCTCGCTCCTCCCCGGCGGGCTCGGCAGCGCCGACGCCTTCTGGCTCATCCGTCTTCCCGTGGGGGCGGCCGCCGCTGGGGCGGCGCTCATCGCCTACCGGACGATCTACTACATGGTGCCGTGGGTTCTGGCCTGCCTGGTCCTCCTGGGTCGCGGGGCGCGCGCCGGGGCGCGCTGGCTCAAGCCGGTCCCGTCGATCCTGGCCCTGCTCATCGGCGGCGGGGCCGTGGTCCTTCTGGCGTCCACGGCCTCGCCCGCCCTGGCCCACCGCCTGAAGGTCCTGGAGCGCTGGGTGCCGGTGGGGGTGGTCGAACTGTCCCACCTGGTCGCCGCGCTGACCGGACTCGCGCTCCTCCTGCTGGCGCGCGGCGTGGCGCGCGGCTATCGCGAGGCGCACCGGCTGACCGTGACGCTCCTCCTGGTGGGCGGGGTCGGGGCTCTCCTGAAGGGACTCGATTACGAAGAGGCGATCATCCTGTTCGCCCTCGGAGGCGTGACGGCCTCCCAGGCCGCCCTGTTCAGGAAGGAGGGGAGGGCCCCGTGGTTCGGCTGGACGACCCTGGCCATCGCCGCGCTGGCCTTCGGGATTTTCGCCGTCGTCGGTTTCCGTTCCTATACCTCGATGGAGTACGACCCGTCCCTCTGGTGGACGTTCGGCTTCTTCGGCCATGGGGAGCAGGTGGCGCGCTTCCTGCGGTCGCTGGCCCTGATGGGCGTGTCCGCGGTCGCCTTCCTCCTGTACGTCGGCCTGCGCGTGCCGGCCCCCTTCCACCCCCCGACGCGCGACGAGATCGAGCGGGCCCTGAAGATCCACGAAGAGCGCGGCGCGGGGACCTCGGCCCTGATGGTGGCGGCGGGGGACAAGTCGATCTTCTTCTTCGGCGATCGCGCCTTCGCGGCGTACCGGGTCGTCGGATCGTACCTCGTCGTGTTCAGCGATCCGACCGTGGCCGAAGGAGAGGAGCGCGACTTCCTCGAGGGGCTGATGGCGCTGGCGCACGAGATGGACCGCCGCCTCGTGTTCTACCAGGTTGCGCCCTTCTGGCTGCCGCTCCTGCACGATCACGGCTTCTCGTTCTTCAAGCTCGGCGAGGAGGCGATCCTCGATCTGGAGGAGTTTTCCCCGGAAGGGTCCCGGTGGAAGCACTTCCGCCACGCCGTCAACCGGCTGGAGGGACGCGAGGGGTACAGCTTCACGGTGGCCCCCGCGGACGGCGTGGCCGCCCTCCTGCCCGAGCTGAAGCGCATCTCCGACGAATGGCTCATGACCAAGGAGGCGCGCGAGAAGCAGTTCTCGATCGGCTCCTTCAACGAGGCCTACCTGACGCGGTTTCCATGCGCCCTCGTGCTCGATCATCTTGGAAGGCCGATCGCCTTCGCGAACGTCCTGACTGGCCCGGGCCGGCAGGAGCTGTCGATCGACCTGATGCGTCACACCGCCGCAGCGCCCGAGGGCGTCATGGACTACCTGTTCGTCAAGCTCCTGCTCTGGGGCAAGACGGAGCAGTTCCGCGCGTTCAACTTCGGCATGGCGCCGCTCGCCTCCGTCGGAGAAGTGAGCGGCGCGAGACTGTGGGAACGGCTCGCCCACCTCCTGTTCCGTCACGGGGAGGGGCTGTACAATTTCCAGGGCCTGAGGGCCTACAAGGCCAAGTACCATCCCAGGTGGGTGCCGCGCTACATGGCGTACCCGGAGTTCTGGGAATGGCCGCTCGCCGCGGTGCAGGTGTCGGTGCTGATCGCGGGCGGCTGGCGCTCTTTCCTGCAGCCCAGACGGGGGACCTCGTGA
- a CDS encoding AcvB/VirJ family lysyl-phosphatidylglycerol hydrolase has product MIVFALAIGMLLGAQPPAPTPAATPGPPSIEERRLRLPIVGEASVYLPAGAPERAILFVSGDDGWSKGVVDMARRSAGGASAVVAGLSYPTLRKAALLSKGPCWYPAGELEVIGQSLEKQLRFPEYSRPMLLGYSSGATLVYAALAASSESFSGGMSLGFCPDLEGVPPLCAHDAFRPRYDASKRRVDLPPVDEIAGHWEVLQGALDKACTPEATHAFARNIRGAHVTLLEGVGHGFGNPARWSAAFDEGLAEIVRISNQEAAAARAPRASVDPNLAQDLEALDLPLVLRLVERPRAFLLFISGDGGWSSLDKTLVGTLADHGVSTVAINTLKYFWSEKTPEQVAADLERLVKVCRRDGLPLFGGGYSFGAEVLPVVVDRPAFKDVFRGLVLISPGPHASFEVSVLDWLRKKEKSTPYNVLEHARALGALPIFCSAGEKDEESICPDLRGEAERVVALLPGAHHYSGQYDKLATEVASFLNRFLAAAGDPAAGPAPPPTE; this is encoded by the coding sequence GTGATTGTCTTCGCGCTCGCCATCGGTATGCTCCTGGGAGCGCAACCCCCCGCTCCGACGCCTGCGGCCACCCCCGGCCCTCCGTCGATCGAGGAGCGCAGGCTGCGCCTGCCGATCGTGGGCGAGGCGAGCGTGTATCTTCCGGCGGGGGCGCCGGAGAGGGCCATCCTCTTCGTGAGCGGCGACGATGGCTGGAGCAAGGGAGTCGTCGACATGGCACGGCGCTCGGCCGGCGGCGCGTCGGCGGTCGTCGCGGGGCTGTCGTATCCGACGCTGCGCAAGGCCGCTCTCCTGTCGAAGGGACCCTGCTGGTATCCGGCCGGGGAGCTGGAGGTGATCGGACAATCGCTGGAGAAGCAGCTGCGGTTTCCGGAATACTCGAGACCCATGCTCCTCGGTTATTCCAGCGGCGCAACGCTGGTCTACGCCGCTCTCGCGGCGTCGAGCGAGAGCTTTTCGGGAGGCATGAGCCTGGGGTTCTGCCCGGACCTCGAGGGGGTCCCCCCGCTGTGCGCGCACGACGCTTTCCGCCCCAGGTACGACGCATCGAAGAGGAGAGTGGATCTCCCGCCGGTCGACGAGATCGCCGGGCATTGGGAGGTCCTCCAGGGGGCGCTCGACAAGGCCTGCACCCCGGAGGCCACCCACGCCTTCGCGAGGAACATCCGCGGCGCCCACGTCACCCTCCTGGAAGGGGTCGGACACGGTTTCGGCAACCCGGCGAGATGGAGCGCCGCCTTCGACGAAGGACTCGCGGAGATCGTCCGCATCTCAAACCAGGAAGCCGCGGCCGCCAGGGCCCCCCGCGCGTCGGTCGATCCAAACCTGGCGCAGGACCTCGAGGCGCTCGACCTCCCCCTGGTGCTGCGCCTGGTCGAACGGCCGCGCGCCTTCCTGCTGTTCATCTCGGGAGACGGCGGCTGGTCGAGCCTGGACAAGACGCTCGTCGGCACTCTGGCGGATCACGGTGTCTCGACGGTCGCGATCAACACGCTGAAATACTTCTGGAGCGAGAAGACGCCCGAGCAGGTCGCCGCGGATCTCGAGCGACTCGTCAAAGTCTGCCGGCGTGACGGCCTGCCGCTGTTCGGCGGGGGGTACTCGTTCGGCGCCGAAGTGCTGCCGGTGGTCGTGGATCGTCCCGCATTCAAGGACGTCTTCCGCGGGCTCGTTCTCATCTCACCGGGACCGCACGCCTCCTTCGAGGTCAGCGTCCTGGACTGGCTGCGCAAGAAGGAGAAATCCACCCCCTACAACGTCCTGGAGCATGCGCGGGCCCTGGGTGCCCTGCCGATCTTCTGCAGCGCGGGTGAAAAGGACGAGGAGTCGATCTGCCCCGATCTGCGCGGGGAGGCGGAGCGCGTCGTCGCCCTGCTGCCCGGCGCGCACCACTACAGCGGGCAGTACGACAAGCTCGCGACCGAGGTCGCGTCGTTCCTGAACAGATTCCTCGCGGCCGCGGGAGACCCGGCCGCCGGTCCCGCGCCTCCCCCTACTGAGTGA